acctgcaacatgggcacaggatgggagctgggggtaccgaactcccatctacatgctaaaccggatcatcagactgcaagcactaattgaggtaatcactaatgagacctctcttgctcttgaactacttaacacacagcaagggcaaactcgagcagccgtgtaccaaaataggctggcattggactatttactagctgaagaaggtggagtatgcggcaagtttaacacctcagactgctgcatccatattgatgatcacggcgaagccatcaccaagattacccaaaacatcaggaaactagcccatgttccagtgcagaaatggcagcccttgatcacttctgaatggtgggaaaatattttccaaggacaatggtggaagaaagctttaattattgttggactttcccttacaggacttatttttctcccttgtttaatcccttgtttcatccgtctaatcaccactgtcgtccaaagcatgccactgatccaggatcttcaaggacaacagcagcgtccaccattcgctcaaaagattatgcacatcaataatagtaacaataagaaaactagaaaggagagaaaaattgcccagcaagtgtgggacagttttaaagagcttgaatctatccctgaagagttatctacctccacttaaatgcaaagaccaaagatgtgagcataagagaaaaaggggggacttgtcatacatgaaatccctatttgtgcttggtctttgcatattaagtgccttaattaatttgagcttaatatttttaaattgaatgttaaaatcaatccatcagcccaggtacactaatcaagtttttatgatcttcctgtgtttactgtatacctttacaagtgttttaagatgtgttggatgtattttttttttttttgttttacttgtatcttggtttcaaggcagattttaaaaaccccggttgcaacaaacagcccagccctcataagcacatgacccttatctcaactaatatcacccctctgaccaggaggagccattggtggacagaggtggtctgtcaaagggagagcaccaatcaccttgaaccaaaggggtgggctgtgggcggactgtgggcggagcaaaagctataaaagaaagaaaaagaaagacacgtggtctcattctcccatcctctccagcttgctaaggcagtgctggagaagcctacccctttctaggggctttttagaaatagatttctttttgaccagcctaaactgcaagtttattttttctctacctgaggttcagagctgtcttaagcctaaagttcctgaatccctgcgctcctggggcatatctctcgagccatctggatcccaaatttttatattttgttagttttttgcaatttttcaactttttttctgttttaataaattgttttaatttctacaaagagttgtctcattcctcacactgTAGATGGTTTATTCTCTAACTCCTTTATGTCACCCAGCCTTCTCAGCCCAGCACATTATTTACCAGAATTTTTATCTTGGAATATTTCTGTATCAAAAAAAATCTGGAGGCAGAGGTTTTGTCCTTCTGCCCATCCTGTGGTGTGAAGGGCTGTGAGGGCTTCCAAATCCCTCCCTCTGGAGCTGAGACATGCCAGGGTCCAGCAACTCTTGTGCAGGAGGTCCATCTCCTCCAGCTGGACTCAGTGTCTCATAGAGCCAGATATAGGAAATGTGTTCAAAACTGTTTGTTTTTACTGCTTGCAGAAAATTGCTGCTGTCTCTGGCTGTGAAAAATCCAGTTCAGCTGCAATAGTTGAATGCTtgagagaaaaaacagaagaagagCTAGTACAGATAACACTGAAGATGGTAGGTGAAATGATACTTCTTGCATTTAACTGACATCTCAGACTTTTTCATAACAGAGAATACTATTTGTGTGCTGTGATATTAGGAGAACTTGATGTGAATGTAAAATCTGACTTTCTTGACCTTTTCAGGACATGACAGCACTGCAGCTGTGCAGCGATGCCTCGCCTGAAAAGTGCAAACAGGTTACTGCCCTTCCATTCTGCATGCACTTGGAGCTACCTGTGGTTTTCTGTCATGCTCTACCagggcaaggaaaagaaaatggcaCAGATTATTCTGGAGAACCTGAAAATCAAATAATATATTATGTCTTACTTAAAAGCTCTTATCACAGTACTGGACTCCATGTGCCTTTGACATTTCAATACAGAagttgattttttcccccaccgTCCCACACATCCATGACAATATTGAACTAAGAAAAGATGTAAATTCAGTATAATGACTTTTGGACTTTTGTTTCACAAGCATTAGAAATACAATGTTAATCTTCACAGAATCTTCTGCCTAGTGCAGAAAATCCGTCAGAGAAAATTTTAAGCTGGCTTGGATACCATTACTTCTTGTATTTTCATTAGGCTTCACTTTGGAACTGCAGTAAAAATCTAAACTTTTAGAAGCAAAACTAATGTATTAAtgaagctttctttttcttttttcccttattgTTTAGGACTTCTTTTTCATCAGTTCATGTGTAGATGGTGTATTTTATCCAAAGAGTCCCAGGGAATTACTATCTGAAAAATCAATCAATGCAGTCCCGTACATAATAGGAGTAAATAACTGTGAATTTGGATGGGGAATTCCAATGGTAAGAGACTTACAGTGTTGTtatttaaacatccctttgtaAATATAAAGTGTTTTAATAAGTATGATTCTCTGTATCACGCAGATGATGAAATATCCTCCTTTTGTGGATGGTCTGGATAAAGATGTTGCACGTCAAATTTTACAGAGCAACTTAGTACTATTCATTAAGGTGAGAGACCATTTTCTGAATAACCCAGTGCTGCTTCTTTGCTCTGGCTCTGTTTGTACCCCTGGAGGGATCTATTTCATAGGGAAATGCCATTCTACTGTACAGCTCCCTGCCATGGGAGAAATGGGCAGAGAAGCACTGCATTCCTGTTCCCTCTTGTGACTGAAAATACTCTCTAAATTTCTAGCCTAAATGCCCCTCTTCTTAAAAAGGAGGAGTTCTGTGGGAATCCAGGAGTGATGCAGGTATCTAAACACAGGTCTCTGGGACATATGAGATACCCCCAGGTTATCCAAGACATGCAGAGTACCAGCAGGTATGACAGGAGACCTGTGGGACACAACCTCCTAAAGCAGTAGCTGGGCACTAGAAACGAAAACCCAAGAGGTTTTCAGGTTTTCAGGGTGGACTGACACCTATGTTCAGCTTTCTTGAGTTTTTGGTTCCCTGTAATTTACAAATCTCTTGGCTTTGTGGTGCCTTTGTGCTATCCTGAAACCAATATAGAAAAATACTGATTAAAAGGTAAGAATTAAGGACTCTATAAACAGGGCCAGTACTTGCAAGGTGTCATTCAGTGACACAAACATCCACCATGAACTTAGAACTGCAGAGCCCAGGCTTGTTCTGAAAGGGAGAAATTATGGTCATCTACATCAATGGATTTTGTGAAATCCAGGAGGATTTCTTTGCTGTTATGAGGGTTGTTCCCTCAGAAGGGAGAACAATCAGCATCACTGACTGCTGTTTATCTAAAGGTGTTTGATCCCTTGATCTtgcatcccttttttccctgagaaCACCTGTATCCATAGCTGTGTAACTCCAGTCCTGAGCTCTGACACAGCTGAGGATTTTCTCTGAAAGGTGATGTTTGGGGTTCAGCCAGGGATGTGCAGATGCCACACTCATTTACTGCTCTTAGTCCTTATAATATTCATCATCATGATAAGTACTTTTTATTGCTATTTCAGGGTACTACATCTGAACTTGTTGACAGAGTGTACAAGGAGTACATGGGGGATGCAGAAAGCCCTGCTCAGGTCCGAGATGGCCTCCTGGAGGCAATGGGAGATGTCTTCTTTGTCATCTCAGCTGTGGAAGTGGCCAGATACCACAGAGGTAACTCAGTAGCATTAGAGCAATTGTAGAATTCTCTCCTGGGGGCCGTGTGGACATTATGCAGCACTCCTCACTATCCAGAGAACTGGTAGTGTTTCATTTAACCACAACAGTTTTTAATGAAAGTTTATCATCTTTGGAGCAGGTATTTTCAGCTCTCAAACTAGCACTTTTCTCTATCCTCTAGATGCAGGCAACCCAGTCTACTTCTATGAATTCCAACATCGACCAAGTTCAGTGGAAGGTGTGGTACCAGCGTTTGTAAAAGCAGATCATGGAGCTGAGATTGCCTTTGTCTTTGGAAAGCCATTCTTAGCCGGTGATGTATCCAGGCTTACTCCTTATTCCTTTTAGAACCTCATTATTACTCATTTTACTTACTGCAGGGCTTTAGAATAGAATTTCTCTCTTATAAGCATTGTAATGGGCATAAACATTTTCTGTCTTTGGTAGCAGATACTTTTCATTAAAGCATTCATCTGCAGTTCTCTCCTAGAAAAAACTCCAATAGCTCAGGGCAACAAGTAGAAGTGACTACAGCCTGCTGCAGTTCATATAGCTGCTACTAATTATTTACTTTCTAATGTGGCTATTTCATCTCTCCCTTTGCAGGAGATGctacaaaagaagaaaataaacttaGCAGAACTGTTATGAGATACTGGACCAACTTTGCTAAAAATGGGTGAGAATCAGTGCTAACTACAGCTCaagttttggctgtgctgcctaGAATATACCTACCTGCCTGAAGGTGGTTCCTAGAAATTTGGCAGAATTTAAGATAAATATTGAAGCAATTTATCTTCTTAATGGTGTTTTAAATGAACCTgcagacaggagaaaaaaaaatctaagagcTGGTACTCCATCTGCAATGGAGGTTTAGATCTAAAAGTAATGGCAGCTACTACACTTCTGCTGTTCCACTGATGGGAATTTTCATAGAAAATTGCCCCTTTATTCAGGTACCAGAATCACATAATCTGGGCTCATGTTGGTTTTCTGAAATGCTCTGAACCCAAGCAGTCAGAGAGCAATGAATTGGCAAATGGAGAGCTAACTTTTTGTACTATTATTTCCAGAAATCCCAACGGAGAAGGCTTGGTCCATTGGCCTCAGTATGACCTGGAGGAAAGATACCTGGGAATAGACCtggagcaaaaggcagcagAGAAACTGAAAGAACACAGAGTGGAGTTTTGGGCACAACTCATGAAACAAACACAGactgaaagaaaacacacagatCTATAAGAGCTGTGGAGGACACAGTTTGCTtttaaaacccaaagaaaagtCAAACAAAATGAGTTTGTCAGGATGCAGAGTAATAATCACCTTCTAACTCACTGTTGTGTAATCTGTTGTCCTGATCACAGTGAAAGGAGAGAAACAAGGGGAATTCAGAATATTTGTCTGACTAAAAATCACTGTTTaatgaagaagcagaaaaaaattcccaCAATCATTTAGGTTCAAACAGATCACACTACCTACTCGGTGCATGTCAAAACTGAATAATgaggtgggaatgggcacatgAATTGAAATCTGTAAGAAATTATCTATACCGAATATACCATAAGTGTCAGACTATCTTACATGCTTATTCCTCTCTTCTTTCAGAAGAACATGGTTAGTTGTCCTTCCTACAACCTCTTCTTTCTCTAACTGGATAAAGCTTGTAGCGAGCAGAGCATCCATCAAACTACATCTGTGAGATGGACTTGACATCTCACAAAAGAGGACAGAAAATCTCTAGTTGTTTTATTGCTTTGTGAATTGTTATAAATGAAtgttgctttgattttttgGAACCTCCTTTTCTTTCACTTAACTGACAGAAGCTAATTCCAAGAGGTTAAGTCACACCCAAGAAACCAGAAACACACCCAGTTTCTTTGTTCAACCTAAAGGGTTTGAAGTACCAATCATTCAGCACCTGACGCTTAAGGCTCTTGCAGATGGGGTGTAACTGTGTGTCCTTCAAGCCTTCTGCAGCAGTGCACGTGGCCGCAGCCACCCTGACCACTGAAGGTACAACTGAGACCAATATCCGGTCGTTGGGCACCAAAGTTTAACCACTCACTCTGCAGTTAGGGTGAGAACCCATAACCCCCCAGTTCTGTAATCTACATGTTTTTATGTGATTGGTTAATGTTTTCCCCATcttgttttatgtatgaagCTAGAAATACTATTTCTCTTAGTTAActatgtattagttctagaaagttctgtaCTCCTCGACACCCCATTGGTTCTTTCCCTAAGTCCCTCCTATGTTTTAATCCCATTGGTTCCCTCAGCTTCAACCCCGTCTCTTTCCCTTTATTTCACTGGCTGTGTCCCTTATCCTCACCTTTCCTATCCCCTCTATAAAACCCCTGGACACGTTCAGGTCTGTGGCTCTTTGTTCCTGGTACCTTCACAGTAAATCTTGTCTGTGGAATCCATATGAGGagtcccctccctccttctttgcctctgcctgTGCGCACCCTCCAgtcagcccaggagcagctcccatcGGGTGAGCAGCTCACTCTTGAACCCTTTTTCGTGTTCAGTGCTGCCTTGTACCAGAGGGTGCAGCTGGACCTCTGGGCCCCTCTGTTTTGGCTAGTGTGCAGCCGTCACCCTTCCTGGCAAATCCCCACTCCAGTGGCTGGAGGGAGGAAGCTCTGCTGGCACGACAGATGCCCATGGAGGCAGAGGGGAGAGCAAAGGCTGGTGGTGTTCGCTGCATGTTGTTGGCTCAGCATCATCAAAGATCTGCTGACATGCAGAGTGTGCACCCCCAGTCTCCCACAGCTGCGACCACGTTCTTGGCACATCTGGAATGGGTCAGGGCGCACAGGTAGTGAAGTGGCTTTTTTGCCAAGTTACATGACAAGCAGGATACGAACAAACAGACAATCTGGGAATCCAGGAATCCTGGCGAGCCCTCCTCATGACAATGAACAATCAGCAATACTCTAACTACCCCTTTAACTGGTGCCCAGCTCCCACATCCCACAGCACCCCAGGAGGGGCTCTCACGGTGACACAGCCcaagctcctgcctgcagatgTTGACCCTTTGTAggtgtcttcctcctcctcacctctGGGTTCACTTGCTTTTGCACACCTGTGGACCTTGAGCAGCGTGATCTACGCTCCCTGGCCACCCCCTTTTTGTGCATTTTCCCTAACTTGTGAAAACCACCGCTTGTTACAATTAGTAACAGCTGACTGCAGCAACCATACTGCTGCTTGTGTCACACATTTCTTATCCCTTCCCTTGTTTTGGTCTGACACAACCTTTATGTCCAttattggtttgtttgtttgttgaaTCAATGTGTCTGTCCTTGTAGGTTCACAAAAATTATTATCTTGCCCAAGACAGAAGAAATCCCGTGTGTTTGGGAATGCAAAGCCATAAGAATAACTCCTGTGTAAAAGGGAGGTATTTTATTAGGCAGAGATGATAACAAAATAGTTTCTGACTGTGTGAGAAGAAGTGTTCTGTCCATCTGTGCATTTTAAATCCCAAATATAAGTACTGGCACACTGTCAAACAGCTGAGAAAGGAATAACACCATGGCCACAATGTATAGGCTACATTTAAGTAGCAGATTCTTACATTATGTCCCAAACCTCATTTTATTTCATAACTTTAGTATTAATGGCCACTTGGTATAGATTTCCAGTTGCACCTATATTTGAAGAAATTCTTAGCAGTACTGATAATATTCAGCAAGAACTACTGCTGTTCTGTTTTTCCCATTCTGTCAGTAAAAGCCttaatctttttaaaaaaatgtattaattaTCCATAACTTCTATAATTGCCTTTCCAATTGGTCACCAAGTATATTTGTTCTGTGCCAGTCCTGCTTCTCAGGTCATCATGTTGCAAAATGTGGAATATGTACAATTTTATTAAGATAGGATGTTCTCTGCTGTTTGATCTTTGTAATTTTCTGGCGTAACCAACAAGGAGGGAGATTTAATCCATGAAACAGAGCAGCCAACAAGCTCTAAATGATGTCCAGGTGTTAGAAATACAAATTCCTGGTCAGCCCAGTTGCCTTGTTAAGGTTTAGGGCTGGACATGTTCCAATGATCTCAGCCCAGCGGGAGATTAACAAAGCTTGGGAAGAAGCTTTTTCTGAGAGCAGACACAGAGAATGCAGAATTTCCGGGCCACGAGGACATTTGGCAGAACCCCCGAGATAAAGAAGAAACCAATAAagccaatgcagcaactgcactGAAATCAGCTCCGACTGGGTAAGGGAATCCCGGCAGGGGCAGATCAGGATCACCAACTCAGGGACCACCCACACAGGAAACCGGCGAGCCAAAGgaagagacagagagacagatagacagacagatagacagacagagggacagacagagagacagagagacagagagacagacagatagatagatagatagatagatagatagatagatagatagatagatagatagatagatagatagatagagtGTGGCGCTGAT
This region of Aphelocoma coerulescens isolate FSJ_1873_10779 chromosome 11, UR_Acoe_1.0, whole genome shotgun sequence genomic DNA includes:
- the LOC138117067 gene encoding fatty acyl-CoA hydrolase precursor, medium chain-like isoform X1, whose translation is MAASRDAALLAWILFIGGTALVATEQKAEQPEAETKYGRVRGYQFKVDTAERTVNVFLGLPFAKPPVGPLRFTEPQPPEPWEGVRDATSYPPMCLQDKVQGQYFSDMITNRKEKVPLQVSEDCLYLNVYTPVSTGKQEKLPVLVWIHGGGLVFGAASSYDGSALAAFDNVVVVTIQYRLGIAGYLSTGDEHARGNWGYLDQVAALRWIQENIIHFGGDPGSVTIFGESAGGISVSALILSPLAKGLFHKAISESGTAALGLFTEQPNEEAQKIAAVSGCEKSSSAAIVECLREKTEEELVQITLKMDMTALQLCSDASPEKCKQDFFFISSCVDGVFYPKSPRELLSEKSINAVPYIIGVNNCEFGWGIPMMMKYPPFVDGLDKDVARQILQSNLVLFIKGTTSELVDRVYKEYMGDAESPAQVRDGLLEAMGDVFFVISAVEVARYHRDAGNPVYFYEFQHRPSSVEGVVPAFVKADHGAEIAFVFGKPFLAGDATKEENKLSRTVMRYWTNFAKNGNPNGEGLVHWPQYDLEERYLGIDLEQKAAEKLKEHRVEFWAQLMKQTQTERKHTDL
- the LOC138117067 gene encoding fatty acyl-CoA hydrolase precursor, medium chain-like isoform X2; its protein translation is MAASRDAALLAWILFIGGTALVATEQKAEQPEAETKYGRVRGYQFKVDTAERTVNVFLGLPFAKPPVGPLRFTEPQPPEPWEGVRDATSYPPMCLQDKVQGQYFSDMITNRKEKVPLQVSEDCLYLNVYTPVSTGKQEKLPVLVWIHGGGLVFGAASSYDGSALAAFDNVVVVTIQYRLGIAGYLSTGDEHARGNWGYLDQVAALRWIQENIIHFGGDPGSVTIFGESAGGISVSALILSPLAKGLFHKAISESGTAALGLFTEQPNEEAQKIAAVSGCEKSSSAAIVECLREKTEEELVQITLKMDFFFISSCVDGVFYPKSPRELLSEKSINAVPYIIGVNNCEFGWGIPMMMKYPPFVDGLDKDVARQILQSNLVLFIKGTTSELVDRVYKEYMGDAESPAQVRDGLLEAMGDVFFVISAVEVARYHRDAGNPVYFYEFQHRPSSVEGVVPAFVKADHGAEIAFVFGKPFLAGDATKEENKLSRTVMRYWTNFAKNGNPNGEGLVHWPQYDLEERYLGIDLEQKAAEKLKEHRVEFWAQLMKQTQTERKHTDL